From a region of the Salinispira pacifica genome:
- a CDS encoding two-component regulator propeller domain-containing protein, with amino-acid sequence MKLYRLFLFPRASLFRAAAAALVAIAIPGLLAAQSLSQLPDDPRVEQIEIQDGLINSNVSSIIQDDRGFMWIGTTEGLNRFDGYEFRSFTYIPFDTNSLSQSQIQTMHLDSRDNLWVGTYGGLNRLNTLTEDVESFEHNADDDTSLSSNLIISILRDSQERLWVGTSNGLNLSTDGGQTFQRFYHRDEDPHSLGDNTIRAIHEDNGGRIWIGHYGGVSIWDDREKGFLNISGPSADREDLAGNTTLPGSFVMDITQDSRGDIWLGLWGGSIVHFKDDGQDIQTYSIPDDGIYTLLFDSNGILWIGTWSSGLYAMNPRDGNFRQFSRYGKEEDQYHDLIYSLHEDRGGILWIGTRGGGIQMYDPKRSRFQVFEHESGTGGISPGSYTTMAEDSEGTIWIGTYNSGINAYNPVSGTFTGYSRDGENGRKLENNFVLSTYTEKMGEILVGTQVGLHRYDSSSDSFVPVEGPFRDQIIQSVTRDSDGNLIVGTYYNGLYIYDPSRDDYRHFANDPANPASISDNLISSLYVDRNNTLWVGTNNGLNRFTEKGFTRYFHDPDNRTSISGNKISSIQEDSYGQLWVGTNGGGINLYNPQQGNFTHYTTRNGLANNTVHAITVDDEGRLWISTTRGISILDPNEENFVNLDEDDGLVHYEMTSAAVKSRSGDMYFASVAAVHRIQNIDYVNNQHIPPVQITGIEIAGERIISSNSEELQLPYKENFITFNFSALDFSDPDKNRYSYKLEGIDQDWSPVSGENFAVYTNLAPGRYRFLVKGSNNDGVWNPRPTEFSFRISPPWYLSPIALSLAILFVAVFLGLMITNFRVRWKLNNERLKKEAEMNRRLEHKVTERTKALQRARQDAEEGLQTKSRFLANMSHDIRTPLNSIIGFSEMISRTEDRGKLDEYAATIFSESNKLLSLINQILDLSKIESRKMPVELRPVNLDQFVREITASYHDKAARKNLSFATSISAQLPPYLVTDPVNLSRILENVLSNSLKFTKEGEIRLDIEPGSAPESEMSRADGRQDNEPSAEILRFIVRDSGIGIPEEKQEIIFSSFEQIDKSMDREYPGSGLGMSIARELTETLGGKILLRSRPGHGSTFTIEIPVHHIENELQLDESGGESTEHINLQGKRILLVEDYLPNQAIVQALLESTGAELTTAENGAKALDLCEGQNFDIILMDLHMPGMDGLEVTRRLRTSGANSTTVILGLTADVMKESRERCLAAGMNDVLTKPIRQRTLMSALQFWLNQSESNSSQAGESIQMSEADAAESGLPGGSRFPVVSVPRFYGQHSRSRIFDYQGLLDEYGDAELIRELCNGFIASAHEGMAHIQEILEKPELDGRDLRELHREGHSMKGGAINLMAIDLAEKAEELERLAKKLAESEESEEIRKIISSGEIDRLTHAGVRIKIALQDFIREQSDPENIQGT; translated from the coding sequence ATGAAATTATACAGACTTTTCCTTTTTCCCAGAGCGTCCCTGTTCCGGGCAGCTGCAGCAGCTCTTGTGGCCATCGCAATCCCGGGCCTGCTTGCAGCCCAATCCCTTTCCCAGCTTCCGGATGATCCGCGGGTAGAGCAGATCGAAATTCAGGATGGACTCATAAACAGCAATGTGTCTTCAATTATCCAGGATGATCGTGGCTTTATGTGGATAGGAACCACCGAAGGTCTGAACCGCTTTGACGGCTATGAGTTTCGCAGTTTCACATATATTCCTTTCGATACTAACTCACTCAGTCAGAGTCAGATTCAAACCATGCACCTGGATTCCCGGGACAATCTATGGGTGGGCACCTACGGCGGCTTGAACCGGCTGAATACCCTGACGGAAGATGTCGAGAGCTTCGAACATAATGCGGATGATGATACAAGCCTCAGCAGCAACCTTATTATCTCCATCCTCAGGGACAGTCAGGAACGGTTATGGGTGGGAACATCCAATGGTCTGAATTTGAGTACCGACGGTGGGCAGACCTTTCAACGGTTTTATCACCGGGATGAAGATCCCCACAGCCTGGGTGACAACACAATCAGAGCAATACATGAGGATAATGGGGGTCGAATCTGGATAGGACATTACGGCGGTGTGAGCATCTGGGATGACAGGGAGAAAGGATTTTTGAATATCTCCGGACCATCAGCAGACAGAGAGGATCTGGCCGGAAACACAACTCTACCGGGGTCATTCGTCATGGATATAACCCAGGACTCCCGGGGAGATATCTGGCTGGGCCTGTGGGGAGGCAGCATTGTACATTTCAAAGACGACGGGCAGGATATACAAACCTATTCCATTCCCGATGACGGTATATATACCTTGTTATTCGATTCCAATGGCATACTATGGATCGGCACCTGGTCCAGCGGTCTCTATGCAATGAATCCCCGTGACGGAAATTTCCGGCAGTTCAGCCGTTACGGGAAAGAAGAAGATCAATACCATGATCTTATTTATTCTCTTCATGAGGACAGAGGGGGAATTCTCTGGATCGGAACCCGCGGCGGGGGCATCCAGATGTATGACCCCAAGCGAAGCCGTTTCCAGGTATTTGAACACGAAAGCGGGACTGGGGGCATTTCACCCGGCAGCTACACAACCATGGCGGAGGATTCTGAAGGCACCATATGGATAGGAACTTACAACAGCGGAATTAATGCATACAATCCGGTCAGCGGCACATTCACCGGATACTCCCGTGATGGAGAGAACGGCAGGAAGCTTGAAAACAATTTTGTCCTGAGCACATATACAGAAAAGATGGGCGAGATTCTTGTAGGCACCCAAGTGGGTCTTCACCGCTATGATTCCTCTTCCGACTCGTTTGTGCCGGTGGAAGGTCCGTTCAGGGATCAGATTATCCAAAGCGTTACACGTGATTCAGACGGCAATCTGATTGTGGGTACGTATTACAACGGATTATACATATATGATCCCTCCCGGGATGATTACCGGCATTTCGCAAATGATCCCGCTAATCCCGCCAGTATCAGCGATAATCTCATCAGCAGCTTGTATGTGGACCGGAATAATACACTTTGGGTCGGCACCAATAACGGACTGAACCGTTTCACTGAGAAAGGGTTCACACGGTATTTCCATGACCCGGATAATCGTACATCTATTTCCGGCAACAAAATCAGTTCCATTCAGGAGGACAGCTACGGTCAGTTATGGGTGGGAACCAATGGAGGAGGGATCAACCTGTACAACCCTCAGCAGGGAAATTTCACCCACTATACCACCCGAAACGGGTTGGCGAATAACACCGTACACGCCATCACCGTTGATGATGAAGGCAGGTTGTGGATCAGCACCACCCGGGGAATTTCCATTTTGGATCCCAATGAAGAAAACTTTGTGAATCTTGATGAGGATGACGGTCTTGTTCATTATGAAATGACCTCCGCTGCCGTAAAGAGTCGAAGCGGAGATATGTATTTTGCCTCAGTTGCCGCGGTTCACCGAATTCAAAATATTGATTATGTAAACAACCAGCATATTCCACCTGTGCAGATCACCGGCATCGAAATCGCCGGGGAACGGATCATCTCATCCAATTCAGAGGAGCTTCAGCTTCCATACAAAGAGAACTTTATCACATTTAATTTCTCCGCACTGGACTTCAGTGATCCTGACAAAAACAGATACAGCTACAAACTGGAGGGAATTGATCAGGACTGGAGTCCGGTGAGCGGGGAAAATTTTGCCGTCTACACCAATTTGGCTCCCGGCCGTTACCGATTTCTTGTAAAGGGGTCCAATAATGATGGAGTCTGGAATCCACGTCCAACGGAATTCAGTTTCCGCATTTCTCCGCCATGGTATCTGTCTCCTATTGCATTATCCCTGGCGATTCTGTTCGTGGCCGTTTTTCTCGGTCTGATGATCACAAATTTCAGGGTGCGCTGGAAGCTGAACAATGAGCGGCTGAAAAAGGAAGCCGAAATGAACCGCAGACTTGAGCACAAGGTCACCGAACGCACCAAGGCTCTTCAGCGGGCACGGCAGGATGCCGAAGAAGGGCTTCAAACTAAAAGCAGATTTCTTGCCAACATGAGTCACGATATCCGTACTCCATTAAACAGCATCATCGGCTTTTCCGAGATGATCAGCCGTACAGAAGACCGTGGCAAGCTGGATGAATACGCAGCTACGATTTTCTCCGAATCCAACAAACTTCTCAGCCTGATCAACCAAATTCTGGATCTTTCCAAAATTGAATCCCGAAAAATGCCGGTGGAACTGAGGCCGGTTAACCTTGATCAGTTTGTCAGAGAAATTACCGCCTCATACCATGACAAGGCCGCAAGAAAAAACCTGTCGTTCGCAACATCCATTTCAGCCCAGCTTCCTCCCTACCTAGTAACAGATCCGGTGAATCTCAGCAGAATTCTTGAGAATGTACTGAGCAACTCCCTGAAATTCACCAAGGAAGGGGAAATCCGACTTGATATTGAACCGGGAAGTGCGCCTGAAAGTGAAATGTCCAGGGCCGACGGACGGCAGGACAATGAACCGTCCGCAGAAATTCTTCGTTTTATTGTACGGGACAGCGGGATCGGTATACCCGAAGAAAAGCAGGAAATAATTTTTTCAAGTTTTGAACAGATTGATAAATCAATGGATAGAGAATATCCGGGCTCAGGGCTTGGAATGTCCATAGCCCGTGAATTGACTGAAACCCTCGGGGGAAAAATTCTTCTGAGATCCCGTCCCGGTCACGGCAGCACCTTCACCATTGAGATTCCTGTACATCATATTGAAAATGAACTTCAGCTGGATGAATCAGGAGGTGAATCTACGGAGCATATTAATCTCCAAGGGAAAAGGATTCTGCTTGTTGAGGATTATCTTCCCAACCAGGCCATCGTACAGGCGCTCCTGGAGTCCACAGGAGCCGAACTCACAACGGCTGAAAACGGTGCGAAAGCCCTGGACCTGTGCGAGGGGCAGAATTTCGATATTATCCTCATGGATCTTCACATGCCGGGGATGGATGGTCTCGAAGTTACCCGCCGACTGCGCACTTCAGGTGCAAATTCCACTACGGTGATTCTCGGCCTCACCGCCGATGTGATGAAGGAAAGCCGGGAACGCTGCCTTGCTGCGGGAATGAATGATGTCCTCACCAAACCTATCCGTCAGCGCACCCTGATGAGTGCACTGCAATTCTGGTTGAATCAATCGGAAAGCAATTCTTCTCAAGCTGGCGAATCTATTCAGATGAGTGAAGCCGATGCGGCTGAGAGCGGCCTTCCAGGAGGCAGCCGGTTTCCGGTTGTATCCGTGCCCAGGTTTTACGGCCAGCATTCCCGAAGCAGGATTTTTGATTATCAAGGTCTGTTGGATGAATACGGAGACGCTGAACTGATCCGGGAACTCTGCAACGGATTTATTGCTTCAGCACATGAAGGCATGGCCCATATTCAGGAAATTCTGGAGAAACCCGAGTTAGACGGTCGGGATCTCAGGGAATTACATCGTGAAGGCCACAGCATGAAGGGCGGTGCCATAAATCTCATGGCTATTGACCTTGCGGAAAAGGCCGAGGAATTGGAACGGCTGGCCAAGAAACTTGCGGAATCCGAAGAATCTGAAGAGATTCGGAAAATTATCAGCAGCGGCGAAATTGACCGCCTTACCCATGCAGGGGTACGAATAAAAATTGCTCTCCAGGATTTTATTCGCGAACAGTCCGATCCGGAAAATATTCAAGGTACATAA
- a CDS encoding EI24 domain-containing protein: protein MNPLRDIFKGFSYPFKAIGVVQRHSLWKILLIPALIQIVLLILSIWLAIRFGDDLRDLIWAAPAAEGSALLSVLRSALGGLFTFALISIGLILFLILGPVVAGPFLDVVSEKTEERVSGESAAPEGLGNQLKVAVFSIGDALLLLGITMAGNVLLLTLHLIPGLGSILQVILSYAFTWVMLSLEYTGLSGNRRMVGIRDRYRVLRKHPMLMLGFGFAVYLMMFIPFLNIFLLGLAASGSSLMYLEYFPDRTVRE from the coding sequence ATGAACCCGCTACGAGATATATTTAAAGGTTTTTCCTATCCCTTCAAGGCCATCGGAGTTGTGCAACGACACAGTCTCTGGAAAATTCTTCTGATTCCCGCCCTTATTCAGATCGTACTGTTGATTCTCTCTATTTGGCTTGCTATTCGATTCGGTGATGATCTCAGGGATCTCATCTGGGCAGCACCTGCCGCTGAAGGATCCGCTTTGCTGAGCGTTCTTCGCTCGGCTCTAGGCGGTCTGTTCACCTTCGCTCTCATCAGCATTGGTCTTATCCTGTTTTTAATTCTCGGACCGGTGGTTGCCGGGCCGTTTCTGGATGTGGTGAGTGAAAAAACCGAAGAGCGGGTTTCCGGTGAATCTGCGGCACCCGAGGGATTGGGGAATCAGCTCAAGGTGGCGGTTTTTTCAATAGGAGATGCCCTGCTTCTGCTGGGAATTACCATGGCGGGAAATGTACTGCTCCTGACGCTTCATTTGATTCCCGGTCTGGGGAGCATATTGCAGGTAATACTCAGCTATGCCTTCACCTGGGTGATGCTTTCCCTGGAATATACCGGTTTGTCGGGAAACAGGAGAATGGTGGGAATTCGGGACCGCTACAGGGTTTTGAGGAAGCATCCTATGCTGATGCTCGGGTTCGGATTCGCCGTGTACCTGATGATGTTTATTCCATTCCTGAATATTTTTCTGTTAGGCCTGGCCGCTTCAGGTTCAAGCCTTATGTACCTTGAATATTTTCCGGATCGGACTGTTCGCGAATAA
- the rpsG gene encoding 30S ribosomal protein S7 — protein sequence MPRRRIAPKKPVLPDTRYGSTVLTKFIKRMMLDGKRSTATKVVYGAMSVVEEKISDAKPIEVFLKALDNVKPVIEVKSRRVGGSTYQVPVEIRESRREALAMRWIIAAARGRNGKSMAQKLSSELMDAYNNTGSAFKKKEDTHRMADANKAFAHYRW from the coding sequence ATGCCAAGAAGAAGAATTGCACCGAAAAAACCTGTACTCCCGGATACCCGTTACGGTTCCACCGTGCTCACAAAATTCATCAAGCGGATGATGCTCGACGGTAAGCGCAGTACCGCAACCAAAGTGGTATACGGAGCAATGTCTGTGGTTGAAGAAAAGATCAGCGATGCCAAGCCCATCGAAGTTTTTCTCAAGGCCCTGGACAATGTAAAGCCCGTTATCGAAGTTAAAAGCCGCCGTGTGGGTGGTTCCACCTATCAGGTGCCCGTGGAAATCCGGGAAAGCCGCCGTGAAGCACTGGCAATGCGCTGGATTATTGCCGCTGCCCGGGGCCGGAACGGTAAGTCCATGGCTCAGAAACTCAGTTCAGAGCTGATGGATGCGTATAACAACACCGGTAGCGCTTTCAAGAAAAAAGAAGATACCCACAGAATGGCAGATGCGAACAAGGCTTTCGCTCATTACCGCTGGTAA
- the rpsL gene encoding 30S ribosomal protein S12: protein MPTINQLIRKGRKTTWKKTKSPALQSCPQKRGVCTRVMTVTPKKPNSALRKVARVRLSNGIEVTAYIPGIGHNLQEHSVVLLRGGRVKDLPGVRYHIVRGAKDTLGVDGRRKGRSKYGAKKPKA from the coding sequence ATGCCCACTATTAATCAGCTTATCCGGAAAGGACGGAAGACCACCTGGAAGAAGACCAAATCTCCAGCCCTCCAGTCCTGTCCCCAGAAACGCGGGGTTTGTACCCGTGTAATGACCGTTACTCCCAAGAAGCCGAACTCTGCGCTGCGGAAAGTAGCCCGTGTTCGTCTCAGTAACGGTATTGAAGTTACCGCATACATTCCCGGTATCGGACACAATCTGCAGGAACACTCTGTTGTACTCCTGCGCGGAGGTCGTGTAAAAGACCTTCCCGGTGTTCGTTATCATATCGTCCGTGGTGCCAAGGATACCCTTGGTGTAGACGGCCGGCGCAAGGGCCGTTCCAAGTACGGCGCCAAGAAGCCTAAGGCCTAA
- the rpoC gene encoding DNA-directed RNA polymerase subunit beta' — protein MREIQDFDNIMIKLASPDQVRAWSYGEVKKPETINYRTLRPEKDGLFCERIFGTTKEWECYCGKFKSIRYKGVICDRCGVEVTHPKVRRERMGHIELASPVSHIWYYRSVPSRMGLLLDLTVAALRSILYYEKYIVIDPGDTDLKQMDLLTEEEYAEAKERYGMSFSAGIGAEAIRSLLETIDLDGLSAELRAKMIEKGEKADKRLLKRIEIVENFRDSKNQASWMILDVIPVIPPELRPMVQLDGGRFATSDLNDLYRRVINRNNRLKRLMNLNAPDIIIRNEKRMLQEAVDALFDNSKKKRVVKGASNRPLKSLSDMLKGKQGRFRQNLLGKRVDYSGRSVIVVGPDLQLHQCGLPTKMALELYKPFIMKKLVEKDVVYNIKRAKTLVEQETPEVWAVLDEVVKEHPVLLNRAPTLHRLGIQAFEPVLVDSKAIKLHPLVCHAYNADFDGDQMAVHVPLTQAAQIECWTLMLSARNLLDPANGKPIVFPSQDMVLGINYLTRHKEAGRGHGKRYSSFDEVIYAIENRDVDYQALIKVPVDKAPHNGELVETTPGRMILNDALPNEIEFANYAMGDKELRSLIAKVYSKHGPYLTVLMLDQVKNLGFRYATIFGATIGVNDIIIPSRKPEMIEQANSDVIAIQNQYLQGHITNEERYNRVVEVWSKTNEELTNEMMQKLQNDREGFNPVYMMANSGARGSRSQIRQLAGMRGLMAKPNGEIIELPIRSNFKEGLSIIEFFISTNGARKGLADTALKTADAGYLTRRLVDIAQDVVVNEEDCGTINGIDYTALKDGEEIVETLQERIVGRFTIERVKHPISGEILVDVNEEISEETAEAIEEAGIESVRIRTVLTCESKHGVCRKCYGRNLATNRTVEIGEAVGIIAAQSIGQPGTQLTMRTFHIGGAATKTSEENRTFLHYPVMINSIHGNTVTLKNGDRLFTRKGFLMASKVLEVLDTSGKVKILVEDGDKIVKGQDVIQKGKEVIQAQENAYAVIREDKLYLIAQEQKIEIRNGADLLVKVGDIVPADESIATFDPFSEPILAEHDGTVFYEDIDKTTLKEEVNEDTGNIEKKIAELTTESLQPRIIIKNDQEEELATYYLPGGSYVNVADGEKVEAGRALAKILQESAKTRDITGGLPRVGELFEARKPKIPAVLAKVSGTVQFEGIVKSKRVIMVEDNFGQRQKHLVPMGRHLLVREGDLVEAGEPICDGAVDPHDILQILGENALQRFLVNEVQEVYRLQGVDINDKHIGVIIRQMMRKVEIIKVGDTNFIFGQQVDKYKFGEENRKVEKEGGQPAVARPLLLGITRASLNIDSFISAASFQETTRVLTNAAIAGSVDGLRGLKENVIIGHLIPAGTGMRQYNNLKLYDENRSDLDAHVQQIVEMREKEKAAVAATEGAGDTASGGDE, from the coding sequence GTGCGAGAAATACAAGATTTCGACAATATTATGATTAAGCTCGCCAGCCCGGATCAGGTCCGGGCCTGGAGCTATGGTGAAGTAAAGAAACCAGAAACCATCAACTACCGGACCCTCCGGCCTGAAAAGGACGGTCTCTTCTGTGAGCGGATTTTCGGAACCACCAAGGAATGGGAATGCTACTGCGGAAAGTTCAAGAGCATCCGGTACAAGGGTGTTATCTGTGACCGCTGCGGAGTTGAAGTAACCCATCCCAAGGTCCGCCGTGAGCGGATGGGGCATATCGAGCTGGCAAGCCCGGTGAGCCATATCTGGTATTACCGGTCCGTACCCAGCCGCATGGGTCTGCTTCTGGACCTGACGGTTGCCGCTCTGCGTTCCATTCTCTATTACGAGAAGTACATAGTAATTGATCCCGGTGATACAGACCTGAAGCAGATGGATCTGCTCACCGAGGAAGAATACGCCGAAGCCAAAGAACGCTACGGTATGAGTTTCTCCGCCGGTATCGGTGCGGAAGCCATCCGGAGTCTCCTTGAAACCATCGACCTGGACGGACTCAGCGCAGAGCTTCGTGCCAAGATGATTGAAAAGGGTGAAAAAGCGGATAAGCGTCTGCTGAAGCGGATTGAAATTGTAGAAAATTTCCGTGATTCCAAGAATCAGGCAAGCTGGATGATTCTGGATGTGATTCCCGTAATTCCCCCGGAACTGCGCCCCATGGTTCAGCTGGACGGCGGCCGTTTTGCCACATCCGACCTGAACGACCTCTACCGCCGGGTTATCAACAGAAACAACCGGCTGAAACGGCTGATGAACCTGAACGCCCCGGATATCATTATCCGGAACGAGAAGCGGATGCTCCAGGAAGCGGTGGATGCCCTCTTCGATAACAGCAAGAAAAAACGGGTGGTGAAGGGCGCGTCAAACCGGCCCCTGAAGTCGCTTTCTGATATGCTCAAGGGTAAGCAGGGACGTTTCCGCCAGAACCTTCTGGGTAAGCGTGTGGACTACTCCGGACGATCGGTAATTGTTGTAGGTCCCGACCTGCAGCTCCACCAGTGCGGACTCCCCACCAAAATGGCACTTGAGCTCTACAAGCCCTTCATTATGAAGAAGCTTGTTGAAAAAGATGTGGTATACAACATTAAACGGGCGAAAACTCTGGTTGAACAGGAAACCCCCGAGGTATGGGCGGTTCTGGATGAGGTTGTTAAGGAACATCCGGTTCTTCTGAACCGTGCACCCACCCTCCATCGTCTGGGTATCCAGGCCTTCGAGCCGGTTCTTGTGGATTCAAAGGCAATCAAGCTGCACCCTCTGGTGTGTCATGCCTACAACGCCGACTTTGACGGTGACCAGATGGCGGTCCATGTGCCCCTGACCCAGGCGGCCCAGATTGAGTGCTGGACGCTCATGCTCTCCGCCAGGAATCTTCTGGACCCGGCAAACGGTAAGCCCATTGTATTCCCCTCACAGGACATGGTTCTGGGAATCAACTATCTTACACGGCATAAAGAAGCGGGGAGGGGACACGGAAAACGCTACTCTTCCTTCGACGAAGTGATTTATGCAATTGAAAACCGTGACGTTGACTATCAGGCGTTGATCAAAGTGCCGGTGGACAAAGCTCCCCATAACGGCGAGCTTGTGGAAACCACTCCCGGCCGGATGATTCTCAACGATGCCCTGCCCAATGAGATTGAGTTTGCCAACTATGCCATGGGAGACAAGGAGCTTCGGTCCCTTATTGCCAAGGTGTACTCCAAACACGGGCCGTATCTTACCGTGCTTATGCTTGATCAGGTGAAGAATCTGGGATTCCGCTATGCAACCATCTTCGGTGCAACCATCGGTGTGAACGACATTATCATTCCCAGCAGGAAACCCGAGATGATCGAACAGGCGAACAGCGATGTCATCGCCATCCAGAACCAGTATCTCCAGGGACATATCACCAACGAAGAGCGGTATAACCGTGTAGTTGAGGTATGGTCCAAGACCAATGAAGAGCTCACCAATGAGATGATGCAGAAGCTGCAGAACGACCGGGAAGGTTTCAACCCGGTATACATGATGGCCAACTCCGGTGCCCGTGGTAGCCGCTCCCAGATCCGTCAGCTTGCGGGTATGCGTGGTCTGATGGCCAAGCCCAACGGTGAAATCATCGAGCTGCCCATCCGGTCCAACTTTAAAGAGGGCCTTTCAATCATCGAGTTCTTTATCTCCACCAATGGTGCCCGTAAGGGTCTTGCCGACACCGCTCTGAAGACCGCCGATGCCGGATATCTTACCCGGCGTCTTGTGGATATCGCACAGGATGTGGTGGTAAACGAAGAGGACTGCGGAACCATCAACGGTATCGATTATACCGCCCTGAAAGACGGTGAGGAAATTGTGGAAACCCTTCAGGAACGTATCGTAGGCCGTTTTACCATCGAACGGGTGAAGCATCCCATCAGCGGGGAGATCCTGGTTGATGTAAACGAAGAAATATCAGAAGAAACTGCAGAAGCCATAGAAGAAGCAGGTATAGAATCGGTACGGATCCGTACTGTGCTTACCTGTGAATCAAAGCACGGCGTCTGCCGGAAATGCTACGGACGGAACCTCGCAACCAACCGTACGGTTGAAATCGGTGAAGCGGTGGGAATTATTGCCGCGCAAAGTATCGGACAGCCCGGTACCCAGCTCACCATGCGTACCTTCCATATCGGGGGGGCCGCAACCAAGACCAGTGAGGAAAACCGGACCTTTCTTCATTATCCGGTGATGATCAACAGCATTCACGGTAATACCGTAACTCTGAAAAACGGAGACCGGCTGTTTACCCGGAAAGGGTTCCTCATGGCCAGCAAGGTGCTGGAAGTTCTGGACACCTCCGGCAAGGTGAAGATCCTTGTGGAAGACGGGGACAAGATTGTGAAGGGCCAGGATGTAATACAGAAGGGCAAGGAAGTTATTCAGGCCCAGGAAAACGCCTATGCGGTTATCCGTGAAGATAAGCTGTATCTGATAGCCCAGGAGCAGAAGATCGAAATCCGGAACGGTGCGGATCTTCTGGTGAAGGTGGGGGATATTGTTCCCGCCGATGAGTCGATCGCCACCTTCGACCCGTTCTCCGAGCCCATTCTTGCAGAGCACGACGGTACCGTATTTTATGAGGATATCGACAAGACCACGCTGAAAGAAGAGGTGAATGAAGATACCGGTAACATCGAGAAGAAAATTGCCGAACTCACCACCGAGAGTCTTCAGCCCCGAATCATTATTAAAAATGACCAGGAAGAAGAGCTTGCCACCTATTACCTTCCCGGCGGTTCCTATGTGAACGTTGCCGACGGAGAGAAGGTTGAAGCAGGCCGCGCCTTGGCGAAAATCCTGCAGGAATCCGCCAAAACCCGGGATATTACCGGGGGTCTGCCCAGGGTCGGTGAACTGTTTGAAGCTCGTAAGCCCAAGATACCCGCAGTACTGGCCAAAGTGAGCGGTACGGTACAGTTTGAAGGGATAGTGAAGTCCAAACGGGTGATCATGGTAGAAGACAACTTCGGTCAGCGTCAGAAACATCTGGTTCCCATGGGTCGGCATCTTCTGGTCCGGGAAGGCGACCTGGTGGAGGCCGGTGAGCCCATTTGTGACGGTGCGGTTGATCCCCACGATATTCTCCAGATTCTCGGAGAAAATGCGCTGCAGCGGTTCCTGGTGAATGAAGTTCAGGAAGTGTACCGTCTTCAGGGTGTAGATATTAACGATAAGCACATCGGGGTAATTATCCGTCAGATGATGCGCAAGGTTGAAATCATCAAGGTGGGCGACACCAACTTTATTTTCGGCCAGCAGGTGGACAAGTACAAGTTCGGTGAAGAAAACCGCAAGGTTGAGAAGGAAGGCGGACAGCCTGCTGTGGCACGGCCCCTGCTTCTGGGTATTACCAGAGCGTCACTGAACATCGACAGCTTCATTTCCGCTGCTTCCTTCCAGGAAACCACCCGGGTGCTCACCAATGCGGCAATTGCCGGCTCCGTGGACGGACTCAGGGGCCTGAAGGAAAATGTGATTATCGGTCATCTCATTCCTGCGGGTACAGGTATGCGCCAGTATAATAATCTGAAGCTCTACGATGAAAACCGTTCGGATCTTGATGCTCATGTTCAGCAGATTGTTGAAATGAGAGAGAAGGAAAAGGCGGCGGTTGCGGCGACAGAAGGCGCCGGAGACACAGCTTCAGGGGGCGACGAGTAG